One window from the genome of Amphiprion ocellaris isolate individual 3 ecotype Okinawa chromosome 23, ASM2253959v1, whole genome shotgun sequence encodes:
- the LOC111571717 gene encoding signaling lymphocytic activation molecule-like, whose translation MAFGHISSLCRVVMYIAVLVLGLGLHDVEASNGKRVIHKKVGDTVQLSSYLPTKGVTTAYWKYGGLVVADKDGSVSKKHHFKDRVDFNLTSFSLTVRKLTLQDSGDFSFISEVNEQQRGTVIITLQVHEAITQKPDLKIINATHNALDKSCTVLLECSASSDSTVTYNWTVGNQTRTGPKLHHVVREEDGDTTFTCTVSNFVSEKSAFRTFECNNDTSLPQDPQDEGSSLVSLIIWPFLGILMILLLLALLHFLRSKGEVFCC comes from the exons ATGGCTTTTGGTCACATTAGCTCCCTGTGCAGAGTTGTCATGTACATTGCTGTGCTGGTTCTTGGGCTTGGCCTCCATG ATGTGGAGGCTTCCAATGGGAAACGTGTCATTCATAAGAAAGTTGGAGATACTGTGCAGCTTTCATCATATTTACCGACTAAAGGTGTCACCACAGCGTATTGGAAATATGGAGGTTTAGTAGTTGCAGACAAAGATGGGAGTgtttcaaaaaaacatcattttaaggACAGAGTAGACTTCAACCTCACAAGCTTTAGCTTAACAGTGAGAAAACTGACTCTACAAGATTCAGGTGATTTCAGTTTCATCTCAGAGGTGAACGAGCAGCAAAGGGGCACAGTCATCATCACTCTGCAAGTTCATG AAGCCATAACTCAGAAGCCTGACCTAAAAATAATCAATGCCACCCACAATGCCTTGGATAAATCCTGCACAGTTTTGCTGGAGTGCAGTGCCTCTTCTGACAGCACTGTCACCTACAACTGGACTGTGGGGAACCAAACCCGGACTGGACCCAAACTGCATCATGTCGtgagagaggaggatggagacaCCACATTCACCTGCACAGTTTCCAACTTTGTCAGTGAGAAATCTGCATTCAGAACGTTTGAATGTAACAATGATACTTCCTTACCACAAGATCCACAAGATGAAG GATCTTCTCTTGTCTCACTGATTATTTGGCCGTTTCTTGGAATTTTGATGATTCTGCTGTTGCTTGCGCTGCTGCACTTCCTAAGGTCGAAAGGTGAGGTGTTTTGTTGCTGA
- the LOC111571718 gene encoding uncharacterized protein LOC111571718: MGHTLLSVLLHLLNTFLYYGHAQVLDAVLMTDPNWSTFFTGEFVTFICDMNEGDDADWEYKINKDGRDYTCYNTHQRYTSEPLSARHSGDYQCVGRRRSSYSTKSSNTVSLTVSAKPKATLTADTTTISVGGSVILTCSVQNSVGWKYEWFRRTQRTSEVLVDPVRTNDELNTVISVSQGGIYQCRGRRGKPVYYTDISDEVTTEKTLSNEAVLRRQPDWTQMFRGERITLTCEIHGGETTQWVYEWRRPRRYVHWTDDNYQTFRVSKSSSGDYMCRSRPRDDSYSSTEWSKSITLSVSDQPKAVLSVSPSWLSPGASLILSCEVEHPSAGWRFYWYKAVPDLSGTSYSYELLPGSISGTEQDSYIIHGKTQTAGFRCRAGRGDPEYYTYYSKPTFVWSGGSSPESSSFTDPLITGLVSGIFLTMILLLLLLCCCRQMKDPHCNRLSQSQNMNQASATLQTVNQNESQIYSSLLHGDASAYETIRRSGNSMNQPTSTIMSRQLEGLNKSSP; encoded by the exons ATGGGACACACTTTGCTGTCTGTGCTGTTACACT TGCTGAATACATTCCTCTACTATGGACATGCTCAAG TTCTAGATGCTGTGCTGATGACTGACCCCAACTGGTCCACTTTTTTTACTGGAGAGTTTGTGACCTTCATATGTGACATGAACGAAGGAGACGATGCTGACTGGGAATACAAGATCAACAAGGATGGACGAGATTATACTTGCTACAACACACATCAACGCTACACATCAGAACCTCTGTCTGCACGTCACAGTGGTGATTATCAGTGTGTTGGTCGCAGGAGGAGCTCATATTCTACAAAGAGCAGTAACACTGTCTCTTTAACTGTTTCAG CTAAACCCAAAGCCACACTGACAGCAGACACAACAACCATATCAGTAGGAGGCAGTGTGATACTGACCTGCTCTGTGCAGAACTCTGTTGGATGGAAATATGAGTGGTTCAGACGTACTCAGAGAACCTCTGAAGTTCTGGTGGATCCAGTTAGAACAAATGATGAACTAAACACAGTTATCAGTGTTTCACAAGGAGGAATCTATCAgtgcagaggaagaagaggaaaaccAGTTTACTACACTGATATAAGTGATGAGGTCACCACTGAGAAAACCC TTTCCAATGAGGCTGTTCTAAGACGACAACCAGACTGGACTCAGATGTTCAGAGGTGAAAGAATCACTCTGACATGTGAGATCCATGGAGGTGAAACCACCCAGTGGGTGTATGAATGGAGACGACCTCGGCGTTATGTACACTGGACAGATGATAATTACCAGACATTCAGAGTTTCTAAGTCCAGCAGTGGAGACTACATGTGTAGGAGTAGACCCAGAGATGACTCCTATTCTTCAACTGAGTGGAGTAAATCCATCACATTGTCAGTATCTG ATCAACCCAAAGCTGTCCTCAGTGTGTCTCCATCATGGCTGAGTCCTGGAGCCTCATTAATTTTGagctgtgaggttgaacatcCATCTGCAGGATGGAGGTTCTACTGGTATAAAGCTGTTCCTGATCTATCAGGAACCTCCTACAGTTATGAGCTGCTGCCTGGTAGCATCAGTGGGACTGAACAAGATTCCTACATTATTCATGGAAAGACACAGACAGCAGGATTTAGATGTAGAGCTGGAAGAGGAGACCCAGAGTATTACACTTATTACAGTAAACCTACGTTTGTCTGGTCTGGAG GCTCCAGTCCTGAAAGCTCCTCATTTACAGACCCGTTGATCACTGGGCTGGTTAGTGGAATTTTCCTGACTATGatcctgctgcttctgctgctgtgctgctgcagacagATGAAGG atccACATTGTAACAG GCTCTCTCAGTCTCAGAACATGAATCAAGCCTCAGCTACGCTGCAAACAGTAAACCAGAATGAAAGTCAAATTTACTCATCTCTTCTCCACG GTGATGCTTCTGCCTATGAGACAATCAGACGTTCTGGAAATTCT ATGAACCAGCCAACTTCTACAATAATGTCACGTCAGCTTGAAGGACTTAATAAGAGCA GTCCATAA